One Leopardus geoffroyi isolate Oge1 chromosome B1, O.geoffroyi_Oge1_pat1.0, whole genome shotgun sequence DNA window includes the following coding sequences:
- the FGFR1 gene encoding fibroblast growth factor receptor 1 isoform X6 produces MWSWKYLLLAVLVTATLCTARPAPTLPEQDALPSSEDDDDDDDSSSEEKETDNTKPNRMPVAPYWTSPEKMEKKLHAVPAAKTVKFKCPSSGTPNPTLRWLKNGKEFKPDHRIGGYKVRYATWSIIMDSVVPSDKGNYTCIVENEYGSINHTYQLDVVERSPHRPILQAGLPANKTVALGSNVEFMCKVYSDPQPHIQWLKHIEVNGSKIGPDNLPYVQILKTAGVNTTDKEMEVLHLRNVSFEDAGEYTCLAGNSIGLSHHSAWLTVLEALEERPAVMTSPLYLEIIIYCTGAFLISCMVGSVIIYKMKSGTKKSDFHSQMAVHKLAKSIPLRRQVSADSSASMNSGVLLVRPSRLSSSGTPMLAGVSEYELPEDPRWELPRDRLVLGKPLGEGCFGQVVLAEAIGLDKDKPNRVTKVAVKMLKSDATEKDLSDLISEMEMMKMIGKHKNIINLLGACTQDGPLYVIVEYASKGNLREYLQARRPPGLEYCYNPSHNPEEQLSSKDLVSCAYQVARGMEYLASKKCIHRDLAARNVLVTEDNVMKIADFGLARDIHHIDYYKKTTNGRLPVKWMAPEALFDRIYTHQSDVWSFGVLLWEIFTLGGSPYPGVPVEELFKLLKEGHRMDKPSNCTNELYMMMRDCWHAVPSQRPTFKQLVEDLDRIVALTSNQEYLDLSMPLDQYSPSFPDTRSSTCSSGEDSVFSHEPLPEEPCLPRHPAQLANGGLKRR; encoded by the exons ATGCTCTCCCCTCCTCGGAGGACGACGACGATGATGATGACTCCTcttcagaggagaaagagacagataacACCAAACCAAACCGTATGC CCGTGGCTCCATACTGGACATCCccagaaaagatggaaaagaaattgcACGCGGTGCCGGCTGCCAAGACTGTGAAGTTCAAATGTCCTTCTAGTGGGACTCCTAACCCCACGCTGCGCTGGTTGAAAAATGGCAAAGAATTCAAACCTGACCACAGGATTGGAGGCTATAAG GTACGTTACGCCACCTGGAGCATCATAATGGACTCCGTAGTGCCTTCTGATAAGGGCAACTACACCTGCATTGTGGAGAATGAGTATGGCAGCATTAACCACACCTACCAGCTCGACGTCGTGG AGCGGTCCCCTCACCGGCCCATCCTGCAGGCGGGGTTGCCTGCCAACAAGACAGTGGCCCTGGGCAGCAATGTGGAGTTCATGTGTAAGGTGTACAGTGACCCACAGCCCCATATCCAGTGGCTAAAGCACATCGAGGTGAATGGGAGTAAGATTGGTCCAGACAACCTGCCTTATGTCCAGATCTTGAAG ACTGCCGGAGTTAACACCACCGACAAAGAGATGGAAGTGCTTCACTTAAGGAATGTCTCCTTTGAGGACGCGGGGGAGTATACGTGCTTGGCGGGTAACTCTATCGGACTGTCCCATCACTCTGCATGGTTGACCGTTTTGGAAG CCCTGGAAGAGAGGCCGGCGGTGATGACCTCGCCCCTGTACCTGGAGATCATCATCTACTGCACGGGGGCCTTCCTCATCTCCTGCATGGTGGGGTCTGtcatcatctacaaaatgaagagTGGCACCAAGAAGAGCGACTTCCACAGCCAGATGGCCGTGCACAAGCTGGCCAAGAGCATCCCTCTGCGCAGACAG GTGTCGGCTGATTCTAGTGCCTCCATGAACTCTGGGGTTCTGCTGGTTCGGCCCTCACGTCTCTCCTCTAGCGGAACCCCCATGCTGGCTGGGGTCTCTGAATATGAGCTTCCTGAAGACCCACGCTGGGAGCTGCCTCGAGACAG GCTGGTTTTAGGCAAACCCCTGGGAGAGGGCTGCTTTGGGCAGGTGGTGTTGGCAGAGGCCATCGGGCTGGACAAGGACAAACCCAACCGTGTGACCAAAGTGGCTGTGAAGATGTTGAAGT CGGACGCAACAGAGAAAGACCTGTCAGACCTGATCTCAGAAATGGAGATGATGAAGATGATCGGGAAGCACAAGAACATCATCAACCTGCTAGGGGCCTGCACGCAGGACG GTCCTTTGTATGTCATCGTGGAGTATGCCTCCAAAGGCAACCTACGGGAATACCTGCAGGCCCGGCGGCCCCCGGGGCTGGAGTACTGTTATAACCCCAGCCACAACCCAGAGGAGCAGCTCTCTTCCAAGGACCTGGTCTCCTGCGCCTATCAGGTGGCCCGAGGCATGGAGTATCTCGCCTCCAAGAAG TGCATACACCGAGACCTGGCCGCCAGGAACGTCCTGGTGACAGAGGACAACGTGATGAAGATCGCAGACTTCGGCCTCGCTCGGGACATCCACCACATCGACTACTATAAAAAGACAACCAAT GGCCGGCTGCCTGTGAAGTGGATGGCACCCGAGGCCTTGTTTGACCGGATCTACACCCACCAGAGTGACGT CTGGTCTTTTGGGGTGCTCCTGTGGGAAATCTTCACTCTGGGAGGCTCCCCGTATCCTGGCGTGCCTGTGGAGGAGCTTTTCAAGCTGCTGAAGGAGGGTCATCGAATGGACAAGCCCAGTAACTGCACCAATGAGCT ATACATGATGATGCGGGATTGCTGGCATGCAGTACCCTCTCAGAGACCTACCTTCAAGCAGCTGGTGGAAGACCTGGACCGCATTGTAGCCTTGACCTCCAACCAG GAGTATCTGGACCTGTCAATGCCCCTGGACCAATACTCTCCCAGCTTTCCCGACACCCGAAGCTCTACCTGCTCCTCAGGGGAGGATTCCGTCTTCTCTCATGAGCCGTTGCCTGAGGAGCCCTGTCTGCCCCGACACCCAGCCCAGCTTGCCAATGGCGGACTCAAACGGCGCTGA
- the FGFR1 gene encoding fibroblast growth factor receptor 1 isoform X7, producing the protein MWSWKYLLLAVLVTATLCTARPAPTLPEQDALPSSEDDDDDDDSSSEEKETDNTKPNPVAPYWTSPEKMEKKLHAVPAAKTVKFKCPSSGTPNPTLRWLKNGKEFKPDHRIGGYKVRYATWSIIMDSVVPSDKGNYTCIVENEYGSINHTYQLDVVERSPHRPILQAGLPANKTVALGSNVEFMCKVYSDPQPHIQWLKHIEVNGSKIGPDNLPYVQILKTAGVNTTDKEMEVLHLRNVSFEDAGEYTCLAGNSIGLSHHSAWLTVLEALEERPAVMTSPLYLEIIIYCTGAFLISCMVGSVIIYKMKSGTKKSDFHSQMAVHKLAKSIPLRRQVTVSADSSASMNSGVLLVRPSRLSSSGTPMLAGVSEYELPEDPRWELPRDRLVLGKPLGEGCFGQVVLAEAIGLDKDKPNRVTKVAVKMLKSDATEKDLSDLISEMEMMKMIGKHKNIINLLGACTQDGPLYVIVEYASKGNLREYLQARRPPGLEYCYNPSHNPEEQLSSKDLVSCAYQVARGMEYLASKKCIHRDLAARNVLVTEDNVMKIADFGLARDIHHIDYYKKTTNGRLPVKWMAPEALFDRIYTHQSDVWSFGVLLWEIFTLGGSPYPGVPVEELFKLLKEGHRMDKPSNCTNELYMMMRDCWHAVPSQRPTFKQLVEDLDRIVALTSNQEYLDLSMPLDQYSPSFPDTRSSTCSSGEDSVFSHEPLPEEPCLPRHPAQLANGGLKRR; encoded by the exons ATGCTCTCCCCTCCTCGGAGGACGACGACGATGATGATGACTCCTcttcagaggagaaagagacagataacACCAAACCAAACC CCGTGGCTCCATACTGGACATCCccagaaaagatggaaaagaaattgcACGCGGTGCCGGCTGCCAAGACTGTGAAGTTCAAATGTCCTTCTAGTGGGACTCCTAACCCCACGCTGCGCTGGTTGAAAAATGGCAAAGAATTCAAACCTGACCACAGGATTGGAGGCTATAAG GTACGTTACGCCACCTGGAGCATCATAATGGACTCCGTAGTGCCTTCTGATAAGGGCAACTACACCTGCATTGTGGAGAATGAGTATGGCAGCATTAACCACACCTACCAGCTCGACGTCGTGG AGCGGTCCCCTCACCGGCCCATCCTGCAGGCGGGGTTGCCTGCCAACAAGACAGTGGCCCTGGGCAGCAATGTGGAGTTCATGTGTAAGGTGTACAGTGACCCACAGCCCCATATCCAGTGGCTAAAGCACATCGAGGTGAATGGGAGTAAGATTGGTCCAGACAACCTGCCTTATGTCCAGATCTTGAAG ACTGCCGGAGTTAACACCACCGACAAAGAGATGGAAGTGCTTCACTTAAGGAATGTCTCCTTTGAGGACGCGGGGGAGTATACGTGCTTGGCGGGTAACTCTATCGGACTGTCCCATCACTCTGCATGGTTGACCGTTTTGGAAG CCCTGGAAGAGAGGCCGGCGGTGATGACCTCGCCCCTGTACCTGGAGATCATCATCTACTGCACGGGGGCCTTCCTCATCTCCTGCATGGTGGGGTCTGtcatcatctacaaaatgaagagTGGCACCAAGAAGAGCGACTTCCACAGCCAGATGGCCGTGCACAAGCTGGCCAAGAGCATCCCTCTGCGCAGACAGGTAACA GTGTCGGCTGATTCTAGTGCCTCCATGAACTCTGGGGTTCTGCTGGTTCGGCCCTCACGTCTCTCCTCTAGCGGAACCCCCATGCTGGCTGGGGTCTCTGAATATGAGCTTCCTGAAGACCCACGCTGGGAGCTGCCTCGAGACAG GCTGGTTTTAGGCAAACCCCTGGGAGAGGGCTGCTTTGGGCAGGTGGTGTTGGCAGAGGCCATCGGGCTGGACAAGGACAAACCCAACCGTGTGACCAAAGTGGCTGTGAAGATGTTGAAGT CGGACGCAACAGAGAAAGACCTGTCAGACCTGATCTCAGAAATGGAGATGATGAAGATGATCGGGAAGCACAAGAACATCATCAACCTGCTAGGGGCCTGCACGCAGGACG GTCCTTTGTATGTCATCGTGGAGTATGCCTCCAAAGGCAACCTACGGGAATACCTGCAGGCCCGGCGGCCCCCGGGGCTGGAGTACTGTTATAACCCCAGCCACAACCCAGAGGAGCAGCTCTCTTCCAAGGACCTGGTCTCCTGCGCCTATCAGGTGGCCCGAGGCATGGAGTATCTCGCCTCCAAGAAG TGCATACACCGAGACCTGGCCGCCAGGAACGTCCTGGTGACAGAGGACAACGTGATGAAGATCGCAGACTTCGGCCTCGCTCGGGACATCCACCACATCGACTACTATAAAAAGACAACCAAT GGCCGGCTGCCTGTGAAGTGGATGGCACCCGAGGCCTTGTTTGACCGGATCTACACCCACCAGAGTGACGT CTGGTCTTTTGGGGTGCTCCTGTGGGAAATCTTCACTCTGGGAGGCTCCCCGTATCCTGGCGTGCCTGTGGAGGAGCTTTTCAAGCTGCTGAAGGAGGGTCATCGAATGGACAAGCCCAGTAACTGCACCAATGAGCT ATACATGATGATGCGGGATTGCTGGCATGCAGTACCCTCTCAGAGACCTACCTTCAAGCAGCTGGTGGAAGACCTGGACCGCATTGTAGCCTTGACCTCCAACCAG GAGTATCTGGACCTGTCAATGCCCCTGGACCAATACTCTCCCAGCTTTCCCGACACCCGAAGCTCTACCTGCTCCTCAGGGGAGGATTCCGTCTTCTCTCATGAGCCGTTGCCTGAGGAGCCCTGTCTGCCCCGACACCCAGCCCAGCTTGCCAATGGCGGACTCAAACGGCGCTGA
- the FGFR1 gene encoding fibroblast growth factor receptor 1 isoform X8 — MWSWKYLLLAVLVTATLCTARPAPTLPEQDALPSSEDDDDDDDSSSEEKETDNTKPNPVAPYWTSPEKMEKKLHAVPAAKTVKFKCPSSGTPNPTLRWLKNGKEFKPDHRIGGYKVRYATWSIIMDSVVPSDKGNYTCIVENEYGSINHTYQLDVVERSPHRPILQAGLPANKTVALGSNVEFMCKVYSDPQPHIQWLKHIEVNGSKIGPDNLPYVQILKTAGVNTTDKEMEVLHLRNVSFEDAGEYTCLAGNSIGLSHHSAWLTVLEALEERPAVMTSPLYLEIIIYCTGAFLISCMVGSVIIYKMKSGTKKSDFHSQMAVHKLAKSIPLRRQVSADSSASMNSGVLLVRPSRLSSSGTPMLAGVSEYELPEDPRWELPRDRLVLGKPLGEGCFGQVVLAEAIGLDKDKPNRVTKVAVKMLKSDATEKDLSDLISEMEMMKMIGKHKNIINLLGACTQDGPLYVIVEYASKGNLREYLQARRPPGLEYCYNPSHNPEEQLSSKDLVSCAYQVARGMEYLASKKCIHRDLAARNVLVTEDNVMKIADFGLARDIHHIDYYKKTTNGRLPVKWMAPEALFDRIYTHQSDVWSFGVLLWEIFTLGGSPYPGVPVEELFKLLKEGHRMDKPSNCTNELYMMMRDCWHAVPSQRPTFKQLVEDLDRIVALTSNQEYLDLSMPLDQYSPSFPDTRSSTCSSGEDSVFSHEPLPEEPCLPRHPAQLANGGLKRR, encoded by the exons ATGCTCTCCCCTCCTCGGAGGACGACGACGATGATGATGACTCCTcttcagaggagaaagagacagataacACCAAACCAAACC CCGTGGCTCCATACTGGACATCCccagaaaagatggaaaagaaattgcACGCGGTGCCGGCTGCCAAGACTGTGAAGTTCAAATGTCCTTCTAGTGGGACTCCTAACCCCACGCTGCGCTGGTTGAAAAATGGCAAAGAATTCAAACCTGACCACAGGATTGGAGGCTATAAG GTACGTTACGCCACCTGGAGCATCATAATGGACTCCGTAGTGCCTTCTGATAAGGGCAACTACACCTGCATTGTGGAGAATGAGTATGGCAGCATTAACCACACCTACCAGCTCGACGTCGTGG AGCGGTCCCCTCACCGGCCCATCCTGCAGGCGGGGTTGCCTGCCAACAAGACAGTGGCCCTGGGCAGCAATGTGGAGTTCATGTGTAAGGTGTACAGTGACCCACAGCCCCATATCCAGTGGCTAAAGCACATCGAGGTGAATGGGAGTAAGATTGGTCCAGACAACCTGCCTTATGTCCAGATCTTGAAG ACTGCCGGAGTTAACACCACCGACAAAGAGATGGAAGTGCTTCACTTAAGGAATGTCTCCTTTGAGGACGCGGGGGAGTATACGTGCTTGGCGGGTAACTCTATCGGACTGTCCCATCACTCTGCATGGTTGACCGTTTTGGAAG CCCTGGAAGAGAGGCCGGCGGTGATGACCTCGCCCCTGTACCTGGAGATCATCATCTACTGCACGGGGGCCTTCCTCATCTCCTGCATGGTGGGGTCTGtcatcatctacaaaatgaagagTGGCACCAAGAAGAGCGACTTCCACAGCCAGATGGCCGTGCACAAGCTGGCCAAGAGCATCCCTCTGCGCAGACAG GTGTCGGCTGATTCTAGTGCCTCCATGAACTCTGGGGTTCTGCTGGTTCGGCCCTCACGTCTCTCCTCTAGCGGAACCCCCATGCTGGCTGGGGTCTCTGAATATGAGCTTCCTGAAGACCCACGCTGGGAGCTGCCTCGAGACAG GCTGGTTTTAGGCAAACCCCTGGGAGAGGGCTGCTTTGGGCAGGTGGTGTTGGCAGAGGCCATCGGGCTGGACAAGGACAAACCCAACCGTGTGACCAAAGTGGCTGTGAAGATGTTGAAGT CGGACGCAACAGAGAAAGACCTGTCAGACCTGATCTCAGAAATGGAGATGATGAAGATGATCGGGAAGCACAAGAACATCATCAACCTGCTAGGGGCCTGCACGCAGGACG GTCCTTTGTATGTCATCGTGGAGTATGCCTCCAAAGGCAACCTACGGGAATACCTGCAGGCCCGGCGGCCCCCGGGGCTGGAGTACTGTTATAACCCCAGCCACAACCCAGAGGAGCAGCTCTCTTCCAAGGACCTGGTCTCCTGCGCCTATCAGGTGGCCCGAGGCATGGAGTATCTCGCCTCCAAGAAG TGCATACACCGAGACCTGGCCGCCAGGAACGTCCTGGTGACAGAGGACAACGTGATGAAGATCGCAGACTTCGGCCTCGCTCGGGACATCCACCACATCGACTACTATAAAAAGACAACCAAT GGCCGGCTGCCTGTGAAGTGGATGGCACCCGAGGCCTTGTTTGACCGGATCTACACCCACCAGAGTGACGT CTGGTCTTTTGGGGTGCTCCTGTGGGAAATCTTCACTCTGGGAGGCTCCCCGTATCCTGGCGTGCCTGTGGAGGAGCTTTTCAAGCTGCTGAAGGAGGGTCATCGAATGGACAAGCCCAGTAACTGCACCAATGAGCT ATACATGATGATGCGGGATTGCTGGCATGCAGTACCCTCTCAGAGACCTACCTTCAAGCAGCTGGTGGAAGACCTGGACCGCATTGTAGCCTTGACCTCCAACCAG GAGTATCTGGACCTGTCAATGCCCCTGGACCAATACTCTCCCAGCTTTCCCGACACCCGAAGCTCTACCTGCTCCTCAGGGGAGGATTCCGTCTTCTCTCATGAGCCGTTGCCTGAGGAGCCCTGTCTGCCCCGACACCCAGCCCAGCTTGCCAATGGCGGACTCAAACGGCGCTGA
- the FGFR1 gene encoding fibroblast growth factor receptor 1 isoform X5 — protein MWSWKYLLLAVLVTATLCTARPAPTLPEQDALPSSEDDDDDDDSSSEEKETDNTKPNRMPVAPYWTSPEKMEKKLHAVPAAKTVKFKCPSSGTPNPTLRWLKNGKEFKPDHRIGGYKVRYATWSIIMDSVVPSDKGNYTCIVENEYGSINHTYQLDVVERSPHRPILQAGLPANKTVALGSNVEFMCKVYSDPQPHIQWLKHIEVNGSKIGPDNLPYVQILKTAGVNTTDKEMEVLHLRNVSFEDAGEYTCLAGNSIGLSHHSAWLTVLEALEERPAVMTSPLYLEIIIYCTGAFLISCMVGSVIIYKMKSGTKKSDFHSQMAVHKLAKSIPLRRQVTVSADSSASMNSGVLLVRPSRLSSSGTPMLAGVSEYELPEDPRWELPRDRLVLGKPLGEGCFGQVVLAEAIGLDKDKPNRVTKVAVKMLKSDATEKDLSDLISEMEMMKMIGKHKNIINLLGACTQDGPLYVIVEYASKGNLREYLQARRPPGLEYCYNPSHNPEEQLSSKDLVSCAYQVARGMEYLASKKCIHRDLAARNVLVTEDNVMKIADFGLARDIHHIDYYKKTTNGRLPVKWMAPEALFDRIYTHQSDVWSFGVLLWEIFTLGGSPYPGVPVEELFKLLKEGHRMDKPSNCTNELYMMMRDCWHAVPSQRPTFKQLVEDLDRIVALTSNQEYLDLSMPLDQYSPSFPDTRSSTCSSGEDSVFSHEPLPEEPCLPRHPAQLANGGLKRR, from the exons ATGCTCTCCCCTCCTCGGAGGACGACGACGATGATGATGACTCCTcttcagaggagaaagagacagataacACCAAACCAAACCGTATGC CCGTGGCTCCATACTGGACATCCccagaaaagatggaaaagaaattgcACGCGGTGCCGGCTGCCAAGACTGTGAAGTTCAAATGTCCTTCTAGTGGGACTCCTAACCCCACGCTGCGCTGGTTGAAAAATGGCAAAGAATTCAAACCTGACCACAGGATTGGAGGCTATAAG GTACGTTACGCCACCTGGAGCATCATAATGGACTCCGTAGTGCCTTCTGATAAGGGCAACTACACCTGCATTGTGGAGAATGAGTATGGCAGCATTAACCACACCTACCAGCTCGACGTCGTGG AGCGGTCCCCTCACCGGCCCATCCTGCAGGCGGGGTTGCCTGCCAACAAGACAGTGGCCCTGGGCAGCAATGTGGAGTTCATGTGTAAGGTGTACAGTGACCCACAGCCCCATATCCAGTGGCTAAAGCACATCGAGGTGAATGGGAGTAAGATTGGTCCAGACAACCTGCCTTATGTCCAGATCTTGAAG ACTGCCGGAGTTAACACCACCGACAAAGAGATGGAAGTGCTTCACTTAAGGAATGTCTCCTTTGAGGACGCGGGGGAGTATACGTGCTTGGCGGGTAACTCTATCGGACTGTCCCATCACTCTGCATGGTTGACCGTTTTGGAAG CCCTGGAAGAGAGGCCGGCGGTGATGACCTCGCCCCTGTACCTGGAGATCATCATCTACTGCACGGGGGCCTTCCTCATCTCCTGCATGGTGGGGTCTGtcatcatctacaaaatgaagagTGGCACCAAGAAGAGCGACTTCCACAGCCAGATGGCCGTGCACAAGCTGGCCAAGAGCATCCCTCTGCGCAGACAGGTAACA GTGTCGGCTGATTCTAGTGCCTCCATGAACTCTGGGGTTCTGCTGGTTCGGCCCTCACGTCTCTCCTCTAGCGGAACCCCCATGCTGGCTGGGGTCTCTGAATATGAGCTTCCTGAAGACCCACGCTGGGAGCTGCCTCGAGACAG GCTGGTTTTAGGCAAACCCCTGGGAGAGGGCTGCTTTGGGCAGGTGGTGTTGGCAGAGGCCATCGGGCTGGACAAGGACAAACCCAACCGTGTGACCAAAGTGGCTGTGAAGATGTTGAAGT CGGACGCAACAGAGAAAGACCTGTCAGACCTGATCTCAGAAATGGAGATGATGAAGATGATCGGGAAGCACAAGAACATCATCAACCTGCTAGGGGCCTGCACGCAGGACG GTCCTTTGTATGTCATCGTGGAGTATGCCTCCAAAGGCAACCTACGGGAATACCTGCAGGCCCGGCGGCCCCCGGGGCTGGAGTACTGTTATAACCCCAGCCACAACCCAGAGGAGCAGCTCTCTTCCAAGGACCTGGTCTCCTGCGCCTATCAGGTGGCCCGAGGCATGGAGTATCTCGCCTCCAAGAAG TGCATACACCGAGACCTGGCCGCCAGGAACGTCCTGGTGACAGAGGACAACGTGATGAAGATCGCAGACTTCGGCCTCGCTCGGGACATCCACCACATCGACTACTATAAAAAGACAACCAAT GGCCGGCTGCCTGTGAAGTGGATGGCACCCGAGGCCTTGTTTGACCGGATCTACACCCACCAGAGTGACGT CTGGTCTTTTGGGGTGCTCCTGTGGGAAATCTTCACTCTGGGAGGCTCCCCGTATCCTGGCGTGCCTGTGGAGGAGCTTTTCAAGCTGCTGAAGGAGGGTCATCGAATGGACAAGCCCAGTAACTGCACCAATGAGCT ATACATGATGATGCGGGATTGCTGGCATGCAGTACCCTCTCAGAGACCTACCTTCAAGCAGCTGGTGGAAGACCTGGACCGCATTGTAGCCTTGACCTCCAACCAG GAGTATCTGGACCTGTCAATGCCCCTGGACCAATACTCTCCCAGCTTTCCCGACACCCGAAGCTCTACCTGCTCCTCAGGGGAGGATTCCGTCTTCTCTCATGAGCCGTTGCCTGAGGAGCCCTGTCTGCCCCGACACCCAGCCCAGCTTGCCAATGGCGGACTCAAACGGCGCTGA